One Symphalangus syndactylus isolate Jambi chromosome 20, NHGRI_mSymSyn1-v2.1_pri, whole genome shotgun sequence DNA segment encodes these proteins:
- the LIMD2 gene encoding LIM domain-containing protein 2 isoform X2 gives MFQAAGAAQATPSHDAKGGGSSTVQRSKSFSLRAQVKETCAACQKTVYPMERLVADKLIFHNSCFCCKHCHTKLSLGSYAALHGEFYCKPHFQQLFKSKGNYDEGFGRKQHKELWAHKEVDPGTKTA, from the exons ATGTTCCAGGCTGCAGGAGCCGCCCAGGCCACCCCCTCTCAT GACGCCAAAGGCGGCGGCAGCAGCACGGTGCAGCGCTCCAAG TCCTTCAGCCTGCGGGCCCAGGTGAAGGAGACCTGCGCCGCCTGCCAGAAGACCGTGTACCCCATGGAGCGGCTGGTGGCCGACAAGCTCATTTTCCACAACTCTTGCTTCTGCTGCAAGCACTGTCACACCAAGCTCAG cctgggcagctaCGCCGCGCTGCACGGGGAGTTCTACTGCAAACCCCACTTCCAGCAGCTGTTTAAGAGCAAAGGCAACTACGACGAGGGGTTTGGTCGCAAGCAGCACAAGGAGCTGTGGGCCCACAAGGAGGTGGACCCCGGCACCAAGACGGCCTGA
- the LIMD2 gene encoding LIM domain-containing protein 2 isoform X1 gives MFQAAGAAQATPSHDAKGGGSSTVQRSKSFSLRAQVKETCAACQKTVYPMERLVADKLIFHNSCFCCKHCHTKLRCAPALPAPASSANPAPTWPDLTPLFGFCSLGSYAALHGEFYCKPHFQQLFKSKGNYDEGFGRKQHKELWAHKEVDPGTKTA, from the exons ATGTTCCAGGCTGCAGGAGCCGCCCAGGCCACCCCCTCTCAT GACGCCAAAGGCGGCGGCAGCAGCACGGTGCAGCGCTCCAAG TCCTTCAGCCTGCGGGCCCAGGTGAAGGAGACCTGCGCCGCCTGCCAGAAGACCGTGTACCCCATGGAGCGGCTGGTGGCCGACAAGCTCATTTTCCACAACTCTTGCTTCTGCTGCAAGCACTGTCACACCAAGCTCAGGTGCGCCCCTGCCCTGCCCGCCCCCGCCTCGTCTGCCAACCCAGCCCCGACCTGGCCTGACCTGACGCCGTTGTTTGGcttctgcagcctgggcagctaCGCCGCGCTGCACGGGGAGTTCTACTGCAAACCCCACTTCCAGCAGCTGTTTAAGAGCAAAGGCAACTACGACGAGGGGTTTGGTCGCAAGCAGCACAAGGAGCTGTGGGCCCACAAGGAGGTGGACCCCGGCACCAAGACGGCCTGA